The following DNA comes from Photobacterium sp. DA100.
TTTTGGCCGCCGGCAAAGTGTTTGCGAACAGCTTTTCAATATAGTCTGGATGGTGCAGTTGCTTGATTTCATCAATACCAACCGGTTGAGGTTGGTGTATCCGGATTTGGGGATGTGAACGGAGGCCCAGCTCTAGCTCCAGATACTGATATAGCATCCGGTACTTGTTGATCGGGTAGCGGTGCTCCGGCGGTAGTTCGAGCTGCGAATAGATTGGGTGATAAACCAGATGCAGTGCCATTAGCCTTTACGCTCCCGCATGCTGATCTGTTTTTCAATTTTTGCCAGTGCCATTCGGCAGCGGTGCAGGCGCTCTGCCAATGTGGCTGCTTCGTTTTGTAAGACTTGTTGCTCTTCAGCGGAGCGGCACTGGCTCAGCGCCCGCTCCTTGTGGCGTTGCATGGCTGCGAGACGCTTTGCCCATACCAGGTGCTGTGCGAGATCTTGCTTGAGTTCATAGATCGGCTTTTGCCAGTGTCTTGTGCGCTGGGGCTCGTTTTTACGGATAGTCTGGGTGGCGAGTTCACGTTGGATTGCCTGTATTTGCGAGACAATACGCTCGCAAATATGTTGGGCGCGGGTAGGGTCCAGTTTGCCTTGCTGGTGCTCGCGGCTAAGAGCTTGAATTTCTTCGCGGACTTCTTCCACACAAGGTACCAGCAGTTTACCGTGGCAATGAAACAGCTGTTCATCAAACAGTGGGCGCTGGGCTTCTCCCCGCTTGCTATCGGTATCGGCAGCCTTGTCAGCCAGCTGGGTAGTGAGTGCTTCCAAGCGTTGGAAGTCGAGCATGGGTTGACTCCAAATTCAGTGGTGTACTAAAACCAAGCCTGCAAGGCCAGTTTGACGGCCAAAATAATAACCACAGTAACAAAAACAGGGCGAATGAAACGAGCCCCGAAGCGAATGGCTGAGTGAGCGCCGATATAAGCGCCGAGCATCAGGCAAACCCCCATTGTCAGACCGAGCATAACATTGATATGCCCTAAGATAGCAAAGGTCACCAGTGAGGTCAGGTTGCTGGTAAAGTTCATAGCCTTGGATAGCCCCGAAGCCATCAAGATATCCAACCGGTAGAGGGCCATGTTCGAGACGGTCCAGAACGCCCCGGTACCGGGGCCGGCAACGCCATCGTAAAAACCTAGGCTGGTGCCTTGTACCCACTGCTTTTTTGTCAGGCTTGCGGACTTTTCGGGCAGACTGTGGCTGTTTCCCTTTGGGTGCGGGTGCCAAAGGGTATATAGCGCCGTGGCCAAGATAACCAACGGCAGCATTTTTTCCAGCCATTCGGTGGCAATCAAATCAACCACCAGGGTCCCGGCAATCGCACCAATCAGGGTCGCAACGAACGACTGGCGCCAGAATGAAGGCGAAAAGAGCTGCTTTCTGTAGTAGGTCCAGGCGGCTGTCGACGAGGCAAAGGTCGCGGCCAGTTTGTTGGTGCCCAATGCAATATGCGGTGGCAAACCAATAGAGAGCAGGGCGGGTACGGTCAGCATGCCGCCACCGCCGGCAACCGCATCGATAAAGCCGGCCAGCAGGGCAACCGTTCCAAGCAGGAGCCACATGCTAGGCTCAATCATGTCAATCATTGTTAATTACCTACTATCAGACGTGTTCGATAACACGTTCGAAAGGTGGCAGCGAATCGAGCAAGGCCTTGCCGTAGCGTCGGGTGATCACCCGGCGGTCGAGCAACACGACCCGGCCCGAATCTTCCTCCTTGCGCAGCAAGCGACCCACCGACTGGATCAGTTTCTTGCTGGCTTCAGGTACGGAAATTTGCAAAAACGGGTTGCCGCCCCGGCTTTCGATGTACTCGGCATGAGCCTCTTCTACCGGAGAGGTCGGTACAGCAAAAGGGATCTTGGTAATGATCAGGTTTTTGAGTAAATCCCCAGGTAAATCAAGTCCTTCAGAGAAACTCCCAGTGCCGAACAAAATGCTGGGTTTACCTTTTTGACAGTTCTCTTTATGTTTTTTTAGAATGATGTGGCGCGATTCCTCGCCTTGGATCAGCAGCTCCCAGCGATTTTTCTTCGCCAGCGGGCGTAGTTTGTCGGCCACTTGGTTCATCTGCCAATAGGACGAAAACAGTACCAGGCTAGAGGTTTCACCTTCGAGGTACTCCGGCAGGGTGTCGATAAGCAAATCGGTAAACTTGTCAGCCTGTGGCTCCAGTGGTAGGGCCGGGATCACCAAGCGTGCGTTATTTTTGTAGTCAAACGGCGAGGCCAAGGCCAAGAACCGGGTTGCTTCCTTTTCGAAGATACCGGCCTGGCGGCAAAAATAATCAAACTGGTTCAATGCCCTTAGGGTCGCAGAAACCAAAATAGAGCCGACTGCACGGCTCCAGAGCAGTTGGTCGAGGCGGTGGCCGACTTCCAGCGGCGAGACTTCGATGATGTAGTCATTCTCCCTATCCGGACTTTTTTCTATCCAGCGGGCTAAAGGTGCCCCTTTGTCCTTGTTGGGCTGGGCCATTAGGTTCCAGACCTTTTCAAGGTTTTCCAGACGCTGCAGGTAAAAGCCAGACTCAGTAAGCGCCTGCTCACCAACCCTTGGCAAAATTTCATTGTCTTTGCTGCGCTCGGAGATCAGATCGTGAATTTTCCCCAGCGCCTGCAGGGCTTTCTTGCTGGCATCTTTGCAACCCTTTGCCTCTTCTTGCAGCCATGCAGGCAGTTCACCGTGCTCAAAGCGGTAAACGCCGTCTTTATTGAACTGGGCATCGTCGATATTGTTGGCGATCTGGCGCAGGGAGGGGATCAGCAAGGCGATATTTTCGCTCAGCGCGGTCTGGAAACGGCCTGATTTCTTGTAATCGGCCAGCTCTGCCAGTCTACCGACAGACTGATTGAGCTTTTCTAGCCAGTTGGCGGCCCCTTTAAGGCTCGCCGCTGCCGATGAAAAGTCACGTGCAACCTGCGGCAGGTGGTGGGCCTCGTCGATGACATAGATGGTTTTTTCCGGCTCCGGCAAGATGATACCGCCGCCCAGCTCGATATCGGCCATCAGCAGGGCATGGTTGGCGATGATGACATCGGCTTTCTCCAGGTGCTCGCGGGCCTTGGCAAACGGGCAGTCCCGGTGCTTGGGCAGGCCGGCATGGCAGCTGTGTTTATCGGCGACAATCTGCTGCCAGACGCGATCGGGGATGGTGGTTGGCCAGCTGTCGCGGTCGCCGTCCCATTTTCCGCTCTCGCTGGCTATCAACATCCGCTTCAAAATATCTAAATCAGACTTTTTAGGTTTTTCATCCCACAAGCTAACCTGTTGATTTTCATCACCACTACAGCTAGCTTCCAGTTTATGGTTGCAACAATAGCGTTGTCGGCCCTTTGCCAGGATAAAACTGAACTCTTTGGGATAGATGCGATTGAACAGTGGTAGGTCTTTGTTGATCAGCTGCTCTTGCAGGGCAACGGTGGCCGTTGATATCAAGACTTTCTTGTTATTGAACACGGCAAAAGGGATGGCCCCCAGTAAATAGGAGAGCGATTTACCGATCCCAGTGCCAGCTTCGGCAACCAGCATGCGGTGCTTGGCATGGTATTCCCCGCCCAACGTTTTGGCAATTTCAGCCACCAGATAGTTTTGAGCCCTTCTAGGTATAAAGTTATCGAGCTGGTTGCTCAGGTTCTCGTAGCACTGCTTGATATCACTTTTTATCTGGTTGTGTAGCATAACTGAAACTTCATAGGGACAGGGTGCGGCATTATAGCACGAACATCTGAATGTGACCGCTCGCAGGTTTTTGTTATTTGCCTTTTAAAAATGAGAACCAGTTCACGAAATAAGATTGAACTTGTTTCGTTGCATGTAGAGCGAGCGCTATTCAATGCTAAATCACCACAAATTCCTGCTCTGAATGGTGAATTGTGCTTTTATTGTCCTTTTTTTTCTAAATTTTTAGTTTTTTATGTTGATGTTTGATGGGTTACTTTTTTATGAATAGGCTGGTTTTATATTAAAACAATGCTCAATTAGCACGCAGGTGCTTTGTAAGTGATTGAATTGAATGGTTGTTGATGTTTTTTTAGTTTGGATTTAGAAGATTTGACATCAAGAGGAATATTCTGTCAGGATGAGTTCCATAAATTTCGACTCTTTGGTTTTCTTATTGCGTTATATGTTCATAAGGCATGAGAAACTGGGGATAAAAAAAGAAAAGGAATTCTGGAAACAGGAATTCCAGTCTAAATAAGAAAAGGCAGTGGATATCATGAAAAAGACTCTTCTAGCACTATCAGTACTAGCAGCAGGTTCAGCACAAGCTGGTGTAAACCTATATGACGAAAACGGTGTAATCGTTGACCTTTCAGCTGCAGCTGAAGTTCAGTACATTCAAGAATACACACCAAACAGCGACCCGTTCCTACGTTTGGATGACGGTGACCTAGCGCTAAACACCACTATCGCGGTTAACAGCCAGTTGAATGCGGTTGCCGGTATTGCCTTTAAGTTCGAAGATAGCGATGTTAAGAACGACGAGCTATGGGTTGGTCTTGGTGGCGACTTCGGTACCGTTACTTTCGGTCGCCAGCTATTGATTGCTGATGACTCAGGTATCGGTAAAGACTACGAGCTAGGCGGTGACGGTCTAGATTTCGTTCAGGCAGAAGGCGATCAAACTGTTAAGTACGTATACGACAACGGCCAATTCTACGCGGGTATTTCTGCTGTTATTGCTGAAGACAACGATGATGCAACAGAAGATACAAGCATCGTTGATGGTCGTCTAGGTGCTCGTTTCGGTAACTTCGATGCTCGTGTATACCTATACTCTGGTTCTGATGTGAGCGGCAACTTCGTTAGCTTCTTCGATAACAAATCTATGGACATCGACGGCTACAACCTAGAAGTTGAATACTTCATGGATGCATTTGCTCTAGCTGCTTCTTTCGGCCAGATCGAGTATGAAGATGCAACTTCTGCTAACAAAGGTAAAGTTGAAGCAGATACAGCAGCACTTGCTGGTTCATACACTATGAACCAAACTACTTTTGCTCTTGGTTACACTTACCTAGGTTGGGATGAAAAGCCAACTGCTGGTGCTAAGACTTCTGACGACGTAAACACTTTCTACGCGAACGTTACTCAGCAGCTACACAGCAATGTTAAAGCTTACGGCGAAATCGGCTACACAGACGCTGATGACGCAGAGTTCGGCTACGTAGTAGGTATGGAAGTAATTTTCTAATCGTCTTTTTCGGTTAAAAACTCTCCAAAAAAAGCCGCCTCCTCAGGCGGCTTTTTGTTATCTTAGTGGTGACAAAATTGTGTTATGACAGTGAGTAAGGGATTGATAATGAAAAAATGGTTAGTGACCCTTGGGCTATTGGCGCTGCCGATGGGCGTGCAGGCAGCCACACTGAGCACCGGCAACAACATCAAGCTGCTGGTGGTCGACGGCAAAAAGGTCGAGTCGTCGTTCTGGTCTGAAACTGACAGCATCGAGCTGACGGAAGGGCGCCACCAGGTGGTGGTCCGCTTTGACGGTGAACTCAAAGATGGCTCGAAGAGCAAAATGTACACCACGCGTCCTTATTTGTTCGAAATGGACGTCCCGAAGCAAGATGCCACCATTGTCTTGCCTCGCCTATCGACCCTGAGCCAGGCCAAAGCGTATTTCCAACGCGGCCCAGAATGGCAGCTTGAACTGGCGGATGGGACTTCCCATCACCTAAACCATGTCGAGCTGCAGGGCAAGGGCTTTGCCGCCTTCAGCAATATGGAAGCGGTCGTTGCCGAGTACAACCGCGAGCACGGTATTACCTTTGAAGAGGGGTATGCGGTTGATCTTGAGCAGGCCGCAGTGGAAGTCAGTGACAAAGGGGAAGTGAGCATTACTGGTGATGCCTTTGTCCAGCTCAAGCTGTGGTACAGCAAGGCGAACGCGGAAGAAAGGGCTGCTTTCGAACAATGGGTGAAGCAGCAATCTGCTCAATAGTGGTAGGATGCAATTTCGTCAAGATTGCACCGCGTAAACGTGGTGCAGTAAATAACAATAGGCGGGAAGGCCCGCTTATTGATGGTGTTAGCTGTCGTGGTGGTAGCGGCTGTGCTCGCGGCAGCTACTGCAGCGTGGCTGGGCCGGATCTTGCTCGAGATCTTCAAGGGTAATTTCTTCTTCGCAATCGACACACAGTCCGTACATGCCGAGTTTCACCGAGCACACGGCGGCGTCAACGCGCTCCATCCGGACGGCCAAGTCAAACAGGTTGGGAATAAAAGACGATTTGGCCATCACGATTAATTCGCTAAGCTCCGCGTTCTCAATTGCCGTTGCCGATGGCACCAAGGTATTGAGCAGCATTTCGTGTTTGAGCTCGCGTGACAACATTCCGTGCTCTTGTTCAAGGCGCTGCTGCAGTTGATCGTAAAGTTTATCTGACGTTGTCATAAGCCTTTCATTCTTTTTATTTGTGATTATTTCAGTCTAAGACGATTCTTGAGAACGATTGTGATTTGAATCAAACAATTATGGGGTTGTATGACAATAACCTTATTTTCTCTCGGTTTTTGTCTTGGCGTGAATCCGCTATATTGGCACCACTTATAAATGATGGCCCATGAGCCATTAACGCGTAATCAGTCAATAAAGGAAGTGTACCATGGAGCAGGGATTTCAAGATCCGTATAACGTTAAATATTTCTTTGGCTTTATTGCCGTGTTGGCGTTGCCGACGTTGCCCGCAATCCTGACTTGGGTTGGTATGCTTAGCTCATAAGCATTAACGAGTTACCCCAGGCTTGACACAAATACCAACAATCTAGTGGTTGTTGGTATTTTTGTTTGCGCTAGCATAGGTATAAACTCGTATTAAAGGGTAAATAGGCGTTTACAGTGGTTAGGAAGCATGGTTAGAAAAACACTTTTTTTGTTGGGCGGCTGGATCTGTGTGGCTTTGGGGCTGCTCGGGGCCTTTTTGCCGCTGTTGCCGACGACACCATTTCTGCTGCTTGCCAGTGCGTGTTTTATGCGTGGCTCGCCAAAGCTTAACCATTGGTTGCTGCACCACCCGAGATTCGGGCCGATTTTGCAAAATTGGCACCATCACCGTGCGGTCTCGAAGCCCGTTAAGCGAAGGGCCAATGTCATGATAGTCGCCAGCTTTGCCCTATCTATATACTTGGTGCCATTGCTGTGGCACAAAGTGATGCTGCTGACCATGTTGGTGGTGCTGCTTGTTTGGTTTAACCGCTTGCCTGAGCGGGATAATCCCCCCCTGCAGAGCTAAATCTTCTGCCAATGCTATCTGGATCATCCTATCGGCGTTGAGTGCGCCGCAATCCTTGCCCCGGTTTGGGAAAAAAATTACTATTTGAACCAGTTTTTCAGCAGTATGCCGGCATGCTGCTGTATTGTTCAGTTATGGCTCCGCGGCCTTGCCGTTTTGGGAGCATGGAAAAAGATTATGACTCAAGAAAAGCTCGCGTTGATCAAAAATAGCATCAAATCCATTCCTGATTACCCTAAGCCAGGGATCCTGTTCCGAGATGTGACGAGCCTGATGGAAGATCCGGAAGCCTACCGTGCGACAATGCAGATCCTTATCGATCAGTATAAGGGCAAAGGGATCACTAAAGTGATTGGTACTGAGGCGCGTGGTTTTTTGTTCGGGGCACCTCTCGCGCTTGAGTTGGGCGTGGGTTTTGTGCCTGTGCGCAAGCCTGGCAAACTGCCTCGCGAAGTGATTGGCGAGAGCTACGAGCTTGAGTATGGCCAAGATACCCTAGAGATCCATGTTGATGCGATCAAAGAGGGCGACAAGGTTTTGCTGGTGGACGACCTGTTGGCAACGGGCGGAACCATTGAAGCCACGACGAAACTGGTACGCCGCCTGGGTGGTGTGGTAGAAGATGCTGCCTTCGTTATCAACCTACCGGATATCGGTGGTGAGGAGCGCCTGAAAGGTATCGGCCTGAGTGTCTTTAGCCTGTGCGACTTCGACGGTCACTAATTCTCTTCTGTTAATGCAGATGCTCAGCTCCTCTGGGTCTTACTTTTCGGGGAGCTGGCTAATCATTGGGCGCTCGTTGGAGCGTCCTCTCGCTCAAAAATCCTCCCTGTGCTAGCATTGAGTTCTTGATTCTGTAAGGTTAGTTAACATGAGTTATCAGGTTCTGGCACGTAAATGGCGCCCGCACCAGTTTGATGATGTGGTTGGTCAGTCCCACGTATTGACGGCGCTGGCCAATGCGCTTGCCCACAACCGTCTTCACCATGCCTATTTGTTCAGTGGAACCAGAGGGGTAGGTAAAACCACGATTGCCCGTATTTTTGCCAAGGGCTTGAACTGCGAGCAGGGCGTTACGGCCTCGCCATGTGGCCAGTGTCCAACCTGCCGTGAAATCGATGAAGGTCGCTTTGTCGATTTGCTGGAAATCGATGCGGCATCGCGCACCAAGGTAGAAGATACCCGGGAGCTGCTCGATAACGTCCAGTACAAGCCGGCCCGTGGCCGCTACAAGGTTTACCTGATTGACGAAGTGCACATGTTGTCTCGTCATAGCTTTAACGCCTTATTGAAAACACTGGAAGAGCCGCCTGAATACGTGAAGTTTATTTTGGCGACGACCGATCCGCAGAAGCTGCCGGTGACCATCCTCTCCCGCTGCTTGCAGTTCCATCTCAAGCATTTGGATAACAGCCAGATCCAGTCGCAGCTGGAAAAGGTGCTGACCACAGAGCAGATTGAGTTCGACACCCGGGCGCTGGGTTTACTTTCCCGTGCTGCCGAAGGGAGTATGCGCGATGCGTTGAGCCTGACCGATCAGGCAATTGCGTTGGGTAATGGCCAGGTGCAGGCCGATGCGGTATCTGAAATGCTCGGTACCCTCAATACCGAACAGGCTCTTTATCTGCTTGAGGCGGTAGCCAGTGGCGAAGCCGGGCCTGCGATGGCTTGCCTGGAAGAGCTCGCATCGGTCGGTGTCGAGTGGGACAGCTTGCTGCGAGAAATGGCCACCCAGCTCCATCGAGTGGCGATGCACCAGGCGCTGCCGGCGTCATTGGATGAAAGCGCTCCGGATGCGCCACGCATTACGGCATTAAGCCAGGCTGTTTCGCCACAAGAAGTCCAGCTGTGTTACCAGATTGCCCTGCAGGGACGTCAGGATCTGGCGTTTGCCCCTGACGGCCGAACCGGACTGGAAATGGTACTGCTGCGCATGCTGGCTTTCCGGCCGGTGTCGGTCAATGCGGTTACGCCGCAGCCGATAGCCGTACCGGCGACCCAGCCAGCCACGGCACCGGTGCAGCAGGTGGCCCAGCCACAAGCTGCTCAGCCGTCGAGCCAAGGTATTCAGCGGGTCCAGGCGCTGAAGGCACAGATGCATGGCGGGCAACAGGCGGCTGCCTCGCAGTCCCAGCCAGCAACTGGTTATGGCCAGCCGCAGGGCATGCCTGCGCATGAGCCGCAAGGCTATACTCAGCCGCCTGCAGGGCAGGCGAGTTCTGTCCTGCCACCTGCCGAGAGTTATGGTCCGGCCGGGTATGAGCCGGTACCAACGCCTCCAGATTCTGCTACGGCACCAGTAGTGCCAAACCACCAAGCTGCTCAGGCACACCCACAAGTTGCGCACCCTGCTGCACCGGCTCAAGCGCAGTCGGTGCCGGGATCGGCAGCATCGGGGTTGCTGGCGGCGAGAAACCAGCTTCGCAGTAAAGCCAAGCGCGACGGTAATACGTCGGATAGCGGAAAAAAGGTTGAACCGGTACGGGCTAGAAAAGTTGCAAGCAGCAGCGTACTTGATCGCATTGCCAGTAAGCAAAACGGTCAGGTAAAGGCGGCTGGTAATGCGATGCCGGTACCGGGTGCAGCAAACACAGCGGCAACGCAGCCTGACGGTATGGAAAACACTGGTGCAAAAGCCGTGGAATACCAATGGCGCCCGACAGCGCTTCCCGCGCAGAGCGAGGCACAGCCAGTCGTCGCGCCGACGGCATTGAAACAAGCGTTGGAGCATGAAAAAACACCGGAAATGGTGAAATTGCTTGTCAAGGAAGCTGCAAATCAGGATAGTTGGTCGGATTGGGTGACTAAGCTTAATGTTGGGCGTATGGTCCAGCAATTGGCACTTAATTCAGCCTTCGAAAGAGAAGGTAATCAGGTGAAATTATGTCTTCGCCCTTCTCAGCAGCACCTGGATACGCCTAAGGCACGGGAGCAATTGGCTCAGGCAATGAGTGAACTGTTTGCCGAAAACGTGTCGTTAGAAATTGAATTGAGTGATAAAGGCCGCTCGCCCCTTGAATGGCGTGAGGCAATTTATCAGCAGAAACTGGATCAGGCCAAGCAGAGTCTGCAGTCTGATCCGAACGTGAATTTCATTTGTCAGCGGTTTGCTGCTGTACTTGATGAAGATAGCGTAAGACCCTTATAGATTAACCAGACCACAGAGAGAGATGATATGTTTGGTAAAGGCGGTATGGCTAACATGATGAAGCAGGCGCAACAGATGCAAGAGCGCATGCAGCAGATGCAGGAAGAGATCGCAAATATGGAAGTGACCGGCGAGTCTGGTGCTGGCCTGGTAAAAGTGACTCTGACTGGTAGCCACAGTGTACGTCGTGTTGAGCTGGATGACAGCTTGATGGAAGACGACAAAGATATGCTTGAAGATCTGATCGCGGCAGCATTCAACGATGCGGCGCGTCGCATTGAAGAAGCACAGAAAGAGAAGATGGCTAGCGTAACCGGTGGTATGAATCTGCCTGCTGGCTTTAAGATGCCATTCTAATTAATGCGTACCAGTCACTTACTGGAGCAACTGATGGAGGCCTTACGGTGCCTGCCTGGGGTCGGACCCAAGTCAGCGCAACGTATGGCCTTCAGTTTGTTACAGAGAAACCGACAGGGCGGCTTGCAACTGGCCGACGCGTTGAGTAAGGCGATGACCGAAATTGGTCACTGCCGGGATTGCCGTACTTTTACCGAGGAAGAAGTCTGTGCAATTTGCTCGAACCCTCGTCGCCAGGAAAACGGTCAGATCTGTGTGGTGGAGTCTCCGGCAGATATCGTTGCGGTCGAAGCTACTGGTCAGTTCTCCGGCCGCTATTTTGTGCTGATGGGGCACCTGTCACCGCTTGATGGTATCGGCCCTTCTGACATCGGTCTGGATACTCTAGAGTTTCGTTTGCAAAACGAGCAGATCAGCGAGCTGATTTTGGCGACCAACCCGACGGTGGAAGGGGAAGCGACCGCTCACTATATTGCCGAGCTCTGCAGTGAGTATTCGACCCCGGCCTCGCGTATTGCCCATGGGGTGCCAGTCGGGGGCGAGCTGGAGTTAGTCGACGGAACAACCTTGTCCCACTCCCTAGCAGGCCGACAAAAGCTGTACTGATAGATATAAAACTTGTTTTATATAAACTTTTTTTACCAAAATACCAACCGTCTGTGTTGGTATTTTTTTGCCCTTTTTTTACTTTCTTGCCTAATCAAGCACTTAAAAAGCCAAATTTAGCTTTTTTAGAGTGGTAAAGAAATATTTAGATTTTAGCAAAAGTTGTTTTCTAAGAACTTCTATCAAAATATTCTTTAATAGAATTTCAGTTCCTAACTGATTGTTTTCATGTATTAAATAATAACGTTACTTGCCAGGTGATGATGGTTGATGGTTGTAAATGCCCTTCGTTACCGGCGTATCAAATAAAAAATTAATACCAAGTTTTCGACTGTTTGAAAGTCAGGGAACGATTAGGAGTGAACATGAAAAAGACAGTAGTTGCAGCCGTGATTGGCTCGGTAGTAGCTAGCGCGTCAGCAATGGCGGCAGAGGTTTATAATTCAGATGATCTATCTGTTAACGTATACGGTAACCTGCGTGCACGTTACGAGACGACAGATAATGGTCACATGGGCGCAGACAGCACTTTCACTGGTGAAGGTACAGAGCTTGGTCTTAGCGTTAACTACTTCATGGACAACAACATGTACATCAACGGTGATGTACTGAAAGAATTCAACATCATCCCAGAAGATGGCGATGGCTCTGATGACGACGACTTCCTGAAGTTCGGCTCGGTGGCGATCGGTGGTAACTTCGGTGAATTCCGTATGGGCCGTATGTCAGCAGTACAAGATAGCCTGGCGGGCCAGTACGATATTACGTGGGAGTACGGCGGTACGGCAAACATCAAATCAGATGAGGCGGCCACTGACCGTTTGACCAACGGTATCCAGTACAAGATTGATATCAGTGACTTCACTGTGATGGCGCAGTACCACACCGGTACCGAAAGCAACGGCGTAGATATCGACCAGGCGTTCGCGCTGGGTGCGGCATGGACATCTAACTTCGGTCTTGGCCTATCGGGTACCTACACCCAGTCTGAGCGTACAGCAAAGAGCGTCTACGGCGATGATAAAGATACGTCTTGGACCCTGAACGCGACCTACGAATGGCAGGCCTTGTCGCTAGCGGCAATGTACTCTGACTACGATTTTGCGGGCGATGAGCAAACGGGTATCGGTGCTATGGCGCGCTACGACTTTGACATGGGCTTCGGCGTGTACGGTGTGTACGACTACGTTGATTACGACACACTTAACGACAAGCTAAACCAGTACACCATCGGTGCGG
Coding sequences within:
- a CDS encoding primosomal replication protein codes for the protein MLDFQRLEALTTQLADKAADTDSKRGEAQRPLFDEQLFHCHGKLLVPCVEEVREEIQALSREHQQGKLDPTRAQHICERIVSQIQAIQRELATQTIRKNEPQRTRHWQKPIYELKQDLAQHLVWAKRLAAMQRHKERALSQCRSAEEQQVLQNEAATLAERLHRCRMALAKIEKQISMRERKG
- a CDS encoding TSUP family transporter encodes the protein MIDMIEPSMWLLLGTVALLAGFIDAVAGGGGMLTVPALLSIGLPPHIALGTNKLAATFASSTAAWTYYRKQLFSPSFWRQSFVATLIGAIAGTLVVDLIATEWLEKMLPLVILATALYTLWHPHPKGNSHSLPEKSASLTKKQWVQGTSLGFYDGVAGPGTGAFWTVSNMALYRLDILMASGLSKAMNFTSNLTSLVTFAILGHINVMLGLTMGVCLMLGAYIGAHSAIRFGARFIRPVFVTVVIILAVKLALQAWF
- the dinG gene encoding ATP-dependent DNA helicase DinG; translation: MLHNQIKSDIKQCYENLSNQLDNFIPRRAQNYLVAEIAKTLGGEYHAKHRMLVAEAGTGIGKSLSYLLGAIPFAVFNNKKVLISTATVALQEQLINKDLPLFNRIYPKEFSFILAKGRQRYCCNHKLEASCSGDENQQVSLWDEKPKKSDLDILKRMLIASESGKWDGDRDSWPTTIPDRVWQQIVADKHSCHAGLPKHRDCPFAKAREHLEKADVIIANHALLMADIELGGGIILPEPEKTIYVIDEAHHLPQVARDFSSAAASLKGAANWLEKLNQSVGRLAELADYKKSGRFQTALSENIALLIPSLRQIANNIDDAQFNKDGVYRFEHGELPAWLQEEAKGCKDASKKALQALGKIHDLISERSKDNEILPRVGEQALTESGFYLQRLENLEKVWNLMAQPNKDKGAPLARWIEKSPDRENDYIIEVSPLEVGHRLDQLLWSRAVGSILVSATLRALNQFDYFCRQAGIFEKEATRFLALASPFDYKNNARLVIPALPLEPQADKFTDLLIDTLPEYLEGETSSLVLFSSYWQMNQVADKLRPLAKKNRWELLIQGEESRHIILKKHKENCQKGKPSILFGTGSFSEGLDLPGDLLKNLIITKIPFAVPTSPVEEAHAEYIESRGGNPFLQISVPEASKKLIQSVGRLLRKEEDSGRVVLLDRRVITRRYGKALLDSLPPFERVIEHV
- a CDS encoding porin encodes the protein MKKTLLALSVLAAGSAQAGVNLYDENGVIVDLSAAAEVQYIQEYTPNSDPFLRLDDGDLALNTTIAVNSQLNAVAGIAFKFEDSDVKNDELWVGLGGDFGTVTFGRQLLIADDSGIGKDYELGGDGLDFVQAEGDQTVKYVYDNGQFYAGISAVIAEDNDDATEDTSIVDGRLGARFGNFDARVYLYSGSDVSGNFVSFFDNKSMDIDGYNLEVEYFMDAFALAASFGQIEYEDATSANKGKVEADTAALAGSYTMNQTTFALGYTYLGWDEKPTAGAKTSDDVNTFYANVTQQLHSNVKAYGEIGYTDADDAEFGYVVGMEVIF
- a CDS encoding DUF2057 domain-containing protein, translated to MKKWLVTLGLLALPMGVQAATLSTGNNIKLLVVDGKKVESSFWSETDSIELTEGRHQVVVRFDGELKDGSKSKMYTTRPYLFEMDVPKQDATIVLPRLSTLSQAKAYFQRGPEWQLELADGTSHHLNHVELQGKGFAAFSNMEAVVAEYNREHGITFEEGYAVDLEQAAVEVSDKGEVSITGDAFVQLKLWYSKANAEERAAFEQWVKQQSAQ
- a CDS encoding conjugal transfer protein TraR, with translation MTTSDKLYDQLQQRLEQEHGMLSRELKHEMLLNTLVPSATAIENAELSELIVMAKSSFIPNLFDLAVRMERVDAAVCSVKLGMYGLCVDCEEEITLEDLEQDPAQPRCSSCREHSRYHHDS
- a CDS encoding YbaN family protein; the protein is MVRKTLFLLGGWICVALGLLGAFLPLLPTTPFLLLASACFMRGSPKLNHWLLHHPRFGPILQNWHHHRAVSKPVKRRANVMIVASFALSIYLVPLLWHKVMLLTMLVVLLVWFNRLPERDNPPLQS
- the apt gene encoding adenine phosphoribosyltransferase; this translates as MTQEKLALIKNSIKSIPDYPKPGILFRDVTSLMEDPEAYRATMQILIDQYKGKGITKVIGTEARGFLFGAPLALELGVGFVPVRKPGKLPREVIGESYELEYGQDTLEIHVDAIKEGDKVLLVDDLLATGGTIEATTKLVRRLGGVVEDAAFVINLPDIGGEERLKGIGLSVFSLCDFDGH
- the dnaX gene encoding DNA polymerase III subunit gamma/tau produces the protein MSYQVLARKWRPHQFDDVVGQSHVLTALANALAHNRLHHAYLFSGTRGVGKTTIARIFAKGLNCEQGVTASPCGQCPTCREIDEGRFVDLLEIDAASRTKVEDTRELLDNVQYKPARGRYKVYLIDEVHMLSRHSFNALLKTLEEPPEYVKFILATTDPQKLPVTILSRCLQFHLKHLDNSQIQSQLEKVLTTEQIEFDTRALGLLSRAAEGSMRDALSLTDQAIALGNGQVQADAVSEMLGTLNTEQALYLLEAVASGEAGPAMACLEELASVGVEWDSLLREMATQLHRVAMHQALPASLDESAPDAPRITALSQAVSPQEVQLCYQIALQGRQDLAFAPDGRTGLEMVLLRMLAFRPVSVNAVTPQPIAVPATQPATAPVQQVAQPQAAQPSSQGIQRVQALKAQMHGGQQAAASQSQPATGYGQPQGMPAHEPQGYTQPPAGQASSVLPPAESYGPAGYEPVPTPPDSATAPVVPNHQAAQAHPQVAHPAAPAQAQSVPGSAASGLLAARNQLRSKAKRDGNTSDSGKKVEPVRARKVASSSVLDRIASKQNGQVKAAGNAMPVPGAANTAATQPDGMENTGAKAVEYQWRPTALPAQSEAQPVVAPTALKQALEHEKTPEMVKLLVKEAANQDSWSDWVTKLNVGRMVQQLALNSAFEREGNQVKLCLRPSQQHLDTPKAREQLAQAMSELFAENVSLEIELSDKGRSPLEWREAIYQQKLDQAKQSLQSDPNVNFICQRFAAVLDEDSVRPL